A segment of the Halocatena salina genome:
GTTTAGTAAAATCACAACCGGAGGTAAAATTGAATGAGATCATTACAAGCAATCGCACGAAAGGATTTTACGGATTCTTTGCGGACCCGGTCGCTGTGGGTGATTACTGGACTCATGACACTCCTAATTGTCTCGACATGGTGGGCCAATATGTCTTCAGGCGTTCTCCAGCAGGTTGATCGACCGTTCACGCTCGCGATTGCTCAATTTAGTTTGTGGCTTCCACTCGCTGCGATTGGTGTTGGGTTCAAATCAATCGTCGGTGAACGCAGCTCGGGAAGTATTCGTGTGCTTTTAGGTCAACCATGTACCCGTCGTGATGTCGTATTCGGTACATATGCCGGCCGATCGTTGATCCTTGTCGCTTCCGTTCTGATTCCCTTGTTGCTACTATCCGTTCTCGTGATCACCGATTTTGGGACGATAGCGTACACCGAAGTGCTGGGCGGAACACTTGCGCTCCTTCTTTACGCGCTCGCCTGGATTGGGATGACCGTAGGCGTATCGAGTTCTGTTACCAGTGAGAGTCGGACGATCGGTCTCCTGATCGGCATTTATGCACTGGT
Coding sequences within it:
- a CDS encoding ABC transporter permease, yielding MRSLQAIARKDFTDSLRTRSLWVITGLMTLLIVSTWWANMSSGVLQQVDRPFTLAIAQFSLWLPLAAIGVGFKSIVGERSSGSIRVLLGQPCTRRDVVFGTYAGRSLILVASVLIPLLLLSVLVITDFGTIAYTEVLGGTLALLLYALAWIGMTVGVSSSVTSESRTIGLLIGIYALVEPLWTSFVLPLCSFIFTGSRQIPSQLAYLRSLKEPTWYLYVNRLSPSNAFNAARHYVPDLLEGLLHGTTVAGPHAPNVFGIVVLSVWMTVPVFIGYRRFKHTELG